From the Fibrobacterota bacterium genome, the window AGTGCGCATGTTCCTGCTGGCCTGCCTGGGCTGGGGAGTGATCGGCATGTCGGCCGGGCTCTTGCTGGCGCTCGAGCTATCCAATTGGAAATTCAACTTCGATCCCCACATCAACTTCGGGCGCTTGCGCCCTTTCCATACCAACGCGGTGATCTTCGCCTTCGGCGGGAACGCCATTTTTTGCGGCGTATATTACTCCACCCAGCGCCTGCTAAAGGCGCGCATGTTCAGCGACGTGATTTCGCGCATCCACTTCTGGGCCTGGCAACTATTAATCCTGGTGGGAGGCGTAGGCTTCCTGTTCGGCATCACCCAAGGCAAGGAATACGCCGAGCTGGAATGGTCGGCGGACGTGATCCTGGCGCTCGTATGGGTTCTCTTCGCCGTCAACTTCTTCGGGACCGTGGCCCGCCGGCGCGTGAAGCATTTGTACGTCGCCCTCTGGTTCTATATCGGCACCATCCTCACCATCGCCGTACTCCACATCGTGAACGGCCTGGCCATCCCGGTTTCCCTCACCAAGAGCTATCCCCTTTACGCGGGCGTGCAGGACGCGCTGGTGCAATGGTGGTACGGGCATAACGCGGTGGGCTTCTTCCTGACCACCCCTTTCCTTGGGATGATGTATTACTTCGTGCCCAAGGCGGCGGACCGGCCCGTATACAGCTACCGGCTTTCGGTCATGCATTTCTGGGCCTTGGTGTTCCTCTACATCTGGGCCGGCCCCCACCATCTGCATTACACGGCCCTGCCGGATTGGGCCCAGAACCTGGGGATGGTGTTCTCCGTGATGTTGCTGGCGCCCTCGTGGGGCGGCATGATCAACGGCCTGCTCACCCTGCGCGGGGCCTGGCATAAGCTGCGCACCGATCCCATCCTCAAGTTCTTCGCGGCCGCCATCACCTTCTACGGCATGTCCACCTTCGAAGGCCCGCTCATGTCGATCAAGTCGGTGAACGCCCTTTCCCATTACACCAACTGGACCATCGGCCACGTCCATTCGGGGGCCATCGGCTGGGTGGGCCTGATCACCTTCGGCATGATTTATTGGCTGGTGCCCCGCTTGTGGCGCGTTCCCCTGCATAGCTGGGGCCTGGCCAACGTCCACTTCTGGACCGCCTTTACCGGCATCATGTTCTACGTCGTCTCCATGTGGATCGCCGGCGTCACCGAAGGCCTGATGTGGAAGGAATTCACTTCCGAAGGGCTTTTGGCCTACCCGAACTTCCTGGAAATCGTGACCAAGATCAATCCGCTGTATTGGATCCGCGCCTTCGGAGGCATGCTTTACCTGGGCGGCCTCCTCATCATGGTCTATAACGTCATCCGCACCATCCAAGTGGCCCCGGCATTCCGGGACGAGGAAGTGGACGTGCCGGACGCCCCGATCGCCCATGCCCCGGCCAAGTACCTGCATGCCGTGCTGGAGGGCAACCCCCTGGCCATGTGCGTGCTGACCACCATCGTGATAGCCATCGGCGGCATCGTGGAAATGGTCCCCACCTTCCTGATCGAATCCAACGTGCCCACCATCACCGCGGTCAAGCCTTATACGCCGCTCGAATTGGAAGGCCGCGACATTTACGTGCGCGAAGGCTGCTACAATTGCCATTCCCAGATGGTGCGACCCTTCCGCGATGAGGTGGCCCGCTACGGCGACTATTCCAAGCCCGGCGAATTCGTCTATGACCATCCGTTCCAATGGGGCAGCCGGCGCACCGGGCCCGATCTCCACCGCGTGGGCGGGAAGTACAACAACATGTGGCATTTGCGCCACCTCGACGATCCGCGCCTGACATCGCCCGGATCGATCATGCCCTCGTACCGGTTCCTGCTGGACCGGAAGCTCGACCTTTCCCTCACGCCCACCAAGATCAAGGTCATGCGCCAATTGGGCGTACCCTATCCCGAATCGATGGTGAAGGATTGCCAGGCCCTCGCGCAAGCGCAGGCCAAGGCCATTTCCGATGATCTCGCCAAGGACGGGGTGACGGGCATGGAAGACAAGGATGTCATCGCCTTGATCGCCTACCTGCAGAGGCTCGGCACCGATATCAAATGGCGCGAAGCCGCCGCCCAAGGGCCCGAGGTGGGCGCGGTGACGCCTGCGCCGACAGATAACGCAGTAACCGCGGGGCCGTCGCAAGTCGCCGGCACCGTCAGCAAAGGAGCCGGACAATGATCCGCCAAGTCATGGAAGGGGCCGGGCTCACGCTCTGGCCCATCCTCTCTTTCATCATCTTCCTCACTTCCTGCGGATTGATGCTGCTTTGGTTGTACCGCCCCGGCTCGACCCCGATTTATGGTCGCATGGCCCGCATGGCCCTGGAGAACGATGACGCGAAACACGCCGGCGAAGGCGAGGAGGGGTAGCATGGAAGAGAAAGATCAACTCCTGGAAACGCACCAGGACAACGATGGCATCCGCGAATACGACAACCCGCTCCCGGGCTGGTTCCTGTACATGTTCTACGGTTGCATCCTTTTCGCGGGACTCTACTTCCCGTACCGCCTCGGTTACGGAGCTGCCTTGTCCGAAGCCGGGGGCGTGGGCCAGAACCTCAGCGCCAGCGGCGGGGACTACCTGGCCGCGGTCCGCATGGAAGAGGAAGCGCATCATTCCCGTCCCGTCACGGAGGTGAGCAAGGATGAGTTGCTGGAGTTCATGAAGGCGCCGGGGTCCATCTCGGGCGGCGAGGCGGTATTCAAGGCCAATTGCGTGGCCTGCCACGGCGATCAAGGCCAAGGCATCGTAGGCCCCAATCTCACCGACAACTTCTGGTTGCACGGCGGCAGCCCGGAATTGATCCTGGCCTCGGTCACCCACGGTTATCCGGACAAGGGCATGCCCGCCTGGAAGAACGTGCTCGGGGCCGAGAAGGTACGGCTGGCGGCCGCCTATGTCCTGACCCTGCGCGGCCGCAACGTCGCCAATCCCAAAGCGCCTCAAGGAGTCCAAGAGCAGTGATCACTCCCGCGCCATCGGGTCCGAAAGACCCGAAACCCACCAAGTCCGGCTACCGGATAGGGGAAATGCAAGGCACCATCTCGGCCGAAGGCGGTCGGGTGTGGATTTATCCCCGCGAGGTGAAAGGGCGCTTTATCCGCGCCCGGCGGGCCCTGGCGTGGGTCCTTTTGGCGGTCTACCTCGGGGTGCCTTGGATCCATTGGCGCGGCGAACCTCTCTTCGAGATCGACTGGTTCGGCCGCAGGCTCATGCTGCTGGGCCATTACTTCTGGCCCAAGGATATCCCGCTCTTCCTGCCCGGCATCCTCGCTATGCTGTTGATCGCGGTCGGGACCACCGCCCGCTTCGGCCGCTTATGGTGCGGTTGGGCCTGCCCCCAGACGGTGTTCCTGCAATTCCTGTTCGGGCCCATCGAGCGCCTTATCGAAGGCAAGGCCTCGGTCCGCAAGAAGCGGGACGCGAACGGCATCAGTTTCGATCTGGTATGGCGTAAGGCCATGAAGTTGGGAATCTTCCTGGGGATTTCCTGGTGGGTGGCCAATACCGCCTTGGCTTACTTCTGGGGCATGGACAGCCTCATGTGGGCCATCCGGCATCCTTCCGCGGCCAATTTCCCGGGGTTGACCCTGGTATTGGCCTTCACGGCCGCCTTCTTCTACGTGTTCACCTACTTCAAAGAGCAGGCTTGCATCATACTCTGCCCTTACGCCCGCTTCCAATCGGTGCTGTTCGACGAGAGCACATCCACCATCGCCTACGACGAAAAGCGCGGAGAGCCGCGCGGAAAGGGGCCGCAAGGCATACGGGACGGCCTAGGCGATTGCACCGATTGCCGTCAGTGCGTGCTGGTCTGTCCCACCGGCATCGACATCCGCCAAGGAAGCCAATTGGAATGCATCGGTTGCGCGCGCTGCATCGACGCCTGCGATCAGACCATGGCGGCCTGGAAAAAGCCCGCCGGCCTGGTCCGCTACGCTTCCTTGAACCAGTTGCAAGGCAAGCCCACCGGAGCCCACCTGCGCCTGGTCGCCTATGGCGGATTGTCCTTGTTGATGGGGACGGTATGCCTGCTCCTGCTGGCCCACCGGCCCGCCATCGCCGCCGATCTGGTCCGCCGGGGCCAATCGCCTTACGAAAAGGCCGCCGCCGATTCGGTCCGCAACATCTACACCCTGTTCTTGCGCAACAACGGTTCGCAGCGCCGCGTCGTGCGCATCGGCTGGGACGGGGCGGTCCCGGGGACCACCAATTGGGATGGTCGTGAATTCGCCATCGCCGGGGGAGCGACCGCGACCATCCCCATCGACATCACCGTGCCCATTTCCGCCTTCAATCGCGGCCGCAAGGACGCCGTGCTGGCGTTGCGCGGCGAAGGCCTGGACCAAGCCATACCCGTGGGGCTGGCCGGCCCTTGGGGCCGCTGAAAGGATCATCATGACGACCACCGCCATCCCTCCGGCTTCCTCCCGAGGCATGCCCGCATGGATGATCGTCCTCGCCCTTTTCATGGTCGTGGTCGGGATCGCCAACGGGATTTTCGTCTGGCTCTCGAACGGCCGCCACGATCTGGTCCGCGACGACTATTACGCCGCCGGCCTCAAGCAAGACAGCGTCATCGCGCTCAACTCCGGGAATACCCCGGTTAATTTCCATCGCGAAGGGGCCGATTGGAAGTTGGAAAACGCCGCCGGCCCGGCGCCCGCTACCGGTTGCCGCTTGCGCCTCTACCGGCCCGACGACGTCAGCGCCGATCGCGAAGTCCGTTTGCAGCGCGTTCCCGCGGAGGCCGGTCGGGAAGCCTGGAAGGTCGCCGCCCCGGCCCTGCGCCGCGGCCGTTGGATCGCCACCGTGGTATGGGATCGCGATGGCGTGGACGTGCGCGAAGTCTCCCTGAATCTGACGGAAGGCTGATATGGCGTCCCCGGCCACGACCCCGTTCGGGGGCCAGCGGCCGGACGAGGCCCCGTCCGGGTTACCGACGGCGGCCGCCGGCCCTAATCCCGGCTTCGCGAACAAAGGCGCTTGCGCCCATTGCGGCCAAATCCTGCTGCGGACCGATCTCGTTGGCCCGGAAGGCGAAGCCTTCTGCTGCGAGGGCTGCCGCGAAGTGAACGCCATCCTCGCCGCCGAACGCTGGGCGCCTTACCGGGAGCTGATGGGCCAGGGCGGGAAGCGCGCCCCGCGCGCCTGGATCGGGGAAGCCTACCGTACGCGCTTGGACGCCTTGGACGATCCCGTTCTGCTGGCGGGCTTGGGACGCTGGGAAGGGCGCAAGCATGCGGTGAATTTGCGCGCGCGCGACGTCACCTGCGCCGGCTGCGGCTTCCTGGTCGAGGCCCTGCTGCGCGAAAGCCCGGGCGTGGCCGCCTACGAAGTCGATTTCCTGCATGGCGAAGCCTACCTCGAATACGATGCGGACCAAACCTCTTTGCGCGCCCTGCTGGAAGGCTTGGCCCGTTTCGGCTATCGCCTGGAGCCGGTGGACGGGGAAAGCGAAGCCAAGCCGAAGCCCGATCGTTCGCTCTTGTACCGCATCGCCGTTTCGGCGTTCTGCTTCATGAACTCGATGGCCTTCGCGGCGGCGGTATATGCCGGCCTGCCGCGCGGAATGGCCCCGGGCTGGATCCGCGCCTTCGGCTGGGCCGGCTTCGCGGTGGCATTGCCGGCCGTAGCCTATGGCGCGCAACCCTTCTACCAAGGGGCTTGGCGCGCCTGGCGGGCGCGTCGTTTTAACGTGGATGTTACCGTAACACTGGGAATACTGACCGCCTTTGCGGCCTCGGCCCATGCCGCCTGGACCGGGCGCGGGGGCAACTTCTCCGATTCCCTGGCCGGCCTCGTCTTCTTCCTGTTGGCCGGGCGCTGGGCGGTCCGCCGCTTCGAGGCCGGACTGGCCCTGGAAGGCCGTTGGTTCGAGCGCCTCGCTCCCGGTTACGTCACCGTGCGCCGCGGAGGCGAACCCGTGCGCGTACCGGCCGCGGAGGCCCGCGCGGGCGAAAGCGTCGAAGTCGGGGCGGGCGAATACGCTCCCGTAGACGGAATTCTCGCCGCCGACGAGGCCTGGATGGACACGAGCCTTTTGACGGGCGAAAGCCGGGCCCGGCGCATATGCCGCGGCGAACGCGTCCTGGCCGGCTACCTGAATTTGAAAGGCCGCACCGTGTTACTGCTGACGGCTCCGGGCGGGCAGACGCGCATCGCCGGGTTGCGCCGCGATCTCGCCGCCCTTTCCGCCGGCCGCGGAGCCGTACCCGACGGCTCGGGAGCGGTCGCCAAGCGCTTCACTTGGGCCGTCGCCGCCTGCGCCCTGGCCGCCTTCTGCCTGCACTGGCGATCCGGCCCGCCCGCCGCCCTGGAGTCCGCCGCCAGCGTGTTCATCGTTTCCTGCGCATGCGCCCTGGCCCTCGCCGTGCCCATCAACCGCGGACTGGGGCTCAAGCGCGCCCGCGCCTTGGGCTTCCACTTCCGCGCCCAGGCCGCCCTGGAAGCCTTGCGCGGCGTCGGCTGCGTCCTTTTCGATAAGACCGGCACCCTGACGTTCACCCGCCGCACCGTGGCCGGCTGGGATTGGCTGGGCGCTTGGAAGGACGATGCCTCGTTGCAAGAGGCCGCCCTACTGTGCGTGCGCGCCGCGACCGCCGGCTCCTTGCATCCCGTGAGCCTGTCGGTGCAGGCGGCCCTGGAAATAATGCCCATGGACGGCTTGCGGGCGCTCTCCGCGCGCGAGCTCGCGCATTTCGGCGTGGTCGCCCGCGTGCCCGGTCCCGACGGCCGCGAGCGCGAAGTGTGCCTTTGCAAATACGGAGCCTGGAACGAGGCCGGCCCCTTCGCGGAACACGGTTATCCCGCACCCGCTTCGCCCCTGCCCGCCGCCGACGCCTGCGTTCTCATCGACGGGACCTTGGCCGCCCTGATCCGCTTCACCGAGGAAATCAAGCCGGAAGCCGCCCGCCTGATTGCGGCCCTGAAAGCAAGGGGCCTGGCGGTGGCCCTGCTCTCCGGGGACAATCCGGACAAGGTGCGCGCCTTCGCAGAGGCTTGCGGGATCGGGGAATGGCGGGCTTCGCTGGCCCCCGAGGCCAAGCGCGCGGCGGCGCAGGAGTACCGCCGGCGTTACGGGCGTTCGCTCTCGGTGGGCGACGGCTTCAACGACAGCCTTTTGTTCGGCTCCAGCGATTTGGCCATGGCCGTGGCCGGCGGGGCCGCCGATCGCCTGCCGGGGGTCGATATCCTCTCGACCGGGGATCGCCCCATGGCTTTGGCCTCCCTCTTCGCCCTCTCGGATGGCGTGGCCCGCGGCGTGCGCCGCGGTTATTGGGCGTCCGGCCTCTACAACGCGGGCGCCATCGCGGCGGCCCTGGCCGGTTGGGTAACGCCGCTCTTCGCCGCCGTGCTGATGCCGATCAGCGGACTTTCCCTGTGCCTAATCGCCTGGCTCACGATTCCGCGCCGCCCCTGAAAACCCGGCCCCAAAAGAAAAGACCCGCGTCCGCTCGCGGCGAACACGGGTCTTTTCCATAACGCGCGGAAGGATTCATTCCCTTCCGCGGAAAAAGCCGAATCCGGCCTAGCGGCCGATCCAGGGAACGGTCGCGACCACCTCGCCCTGCGTAGTCCGCACGCGGAGGCGATAGATCCCGGCCGCCGGCAATTGCGGCATGGCATGGGTCGCCGGGCCGGTCGCCGAGAAGCTCGCCACCACGCGGCCCTGGATGTCCAGGAACTCGGCGCGATGGGCGCCCGGCGCGGAGATGGAAAGGGAGCGGCGATCGAAGGAAAGCCAATCGGCACGGGAAGGCGTCGCGGCGGGCGCGAGCGCCGTCGGGAACAGGGCCGGATCCTTACAGGTTCCGGTATATTCGATCCGATTTACGGTGCCCTTGCCGTAATCCACGAAATAAATCATCCCGTCCGGTCCCTGCCTCACGTCCACGATGGTGGTCGGCCGGATGGAAGCCCAGATGACCGTATTGGCGGTGGTCTTCTCAGCGTTGGCATCCAGGGTCATGAGATGCCAGCCATAGGCGTCGCATCCCGTGATGAGCCATTTGCCGTCCAACTGCGGGGGCATCTGGCCGGCAGTGGTGATCCTGCCGTCATACCGGAATACAGGGCCGACCATGGCGCAGGCCTCGTTGCGGGCGAAGATGGGATCGGAAACCGGCGGCAAATTCACGACGCCTAGCTTCTTGATGTTCAGCGGGGCTGTCTTGGGATTGTCCGCCGAAATGGCCCCGGCGTTCCCGTACGCGGCGATGTTATACATATCCTCTTCGCCGGCGTAATACGGCCAACCCGCGAAGACGGGGGTCTTGAAGAGGTTGTACTCTTCCGAGACCCTGCCTTGGTCGGGGCCTACGTCACCCCACGCGACCCAACGGCGAATGGGATCCACGAACATGGTGTAGGCGTTACGCGTGCCCTTGATGTAAATCTCCGGCTTCACGATGCTGGTGTCCGCAAATTTGGCGGCGAGGGTGGCGTCGCCGCTCGCGGCATACTTGTCGTGGAAGTAGGCGCCAAAATTCCCGGCGGGAATGGAATAGCCTTTCGCCGATTCATCGGGATGGATGCGGATAACCCCGCCGCGCAGATCGGCGGTATTGCCGGGACCCTGATCGGTTTGCTGGTTATCGCCCACCGTCACCCAGAGATCATCGTACGAATCGAATTCCATGGCGCCGGCGGTATGCCAGGTCACGCTCTCCCGCTTTTGCTTGATGAGGACTTTCTCGGTGGTCATGTCCAGATGCGACATGTCCGAGGTCATCTTGATGCGGGAAATCCGCAGCGTAAGAGAATTGTCGCTTTCGGCGAAGGAGTAGTAGAAATAGATCCAAGGATTCGTGAGGAAGTCGTTGCGAGTCGCGATGCCCAAAAGGCCGTACTCGTTCTGCCGGAAATCCGCATTGATGAATCCGAGAGAATCGGTGGATCCGGTTTTGGCGTTGTAGCGCTTAACCGGCCCGCGTTTCTGGACGAAATACACGTCTACGGAACCATCCGCTTGCTTCGCGAAGGCCATCTTCAGAACGGTATTGCCGCCCGGATCCTGCGACGACGGGGGCGTAGGCGTCGTAGCCAAAACCTTCGACGTAAATTGCGCATCCGTCGCGGCACAACCATTATAAGTTCCGAGATCGACGGCCTGAACCCCCGCGGCCGCCAATCCAATCAAAAGGACAACTCCCCCCCGTTGCAATACCATGATCAATCTCTCCTTCCAATGGATGGGCCTGTAAAACCGAGTTTGGCCTAATATATCGTCGAACGACCCTGGCCGAGGGTAACTTCGCACTTAGGATTTGTACGGAATCGGCACAAAAAGGCAGTGTCGTACATTTAGGTTGATCCGGGTCTTGCTTTTTTTCGCATCAGGGAAAGAAAATTTTCACCGCGAATCGATTTCCGTTCCAGGCGAAGGAAAATCCCCTAGCGGGGGTAAGAGATTGCATAAATCCCGGGTTCGGGGCGATAATGGGGCGTCCGGTCCTTTCCCATGGAGGCGCTTTTTGGTCCAGATCCGTGAATACGCCCCAGGCGAACTCATAATCAGCGAAAACGATGCGGGAGAGGCGGCCTATTATATCGACTCCGGGAAGGTGGCGGTGTTCAAGATCGCTCCCGGCGGCCAAATCCATATTGCCCACCTGGGGCCGGGCGATATCTTCGGCGAAATGAGCATGGTGGACGATTCCCCGCGCAGCGCCAGCGTACGCGCGATTGAAGCCACCACGACTCGCGAGTTCCATCGTGACGATCTGTACGCAGCCATCCGCGAGAACCCGGCCATCTTCGCCACCTTCATGAAAAGCATCTTCAATCGCTTGCGCGAGGCCAACCGCATCATCGCGACCATGCCGATCCGGGCCGGCCAGGTCTCCACGACGGCTAATCTCAAGGACGACGAATACAAGGATGCCAAATTCAGCATCGAAGGTCTCACCCCGGAGGCCATGGCGGCCATACCGAACAATCCTTTCCCTATCAAAGGCTTTCCCTTCAAGATCGGCCGCAAAAGCAATGATCCTTTCGTATACAATCACCTGGAGCTGATCGATGGGGAGCCGGCCCAGATCGCGCGCCACCATGTCGCCCTCGTCTTCGACGGCATGCATTTAGGCGTGGTCGATCGCGGCAGCGAGCTGGGCGCTTCGGTGGATGGCGTACGCATCGGCGGCCGCAACGGGGCGGGCCCGGTCTATTTCAACGGGAAGGAAGGAATCCTGGTGTTGGGTTCCGAAGGCTCGCCATACAGCTATAAGATCAAGGTGGTCTGGTAGCCTTTTCCCGCGCGGGGGGCCTCCCCGGAAGCCCCGTCTCAATATACTTGCGTCCCGCGTTCCGCGATTTTTCATTCTTCGCTGTCCATTGGGCCGATACGCCCGGAGGGGCGAACGCCTCTTCCCTAGGCGCATCGAAACCTTCAGCAAGGATGAATAACATGCAGAATCGAATGATGAAATCGATCCTCGCCTCCGTAGTCGGATCCGTTTGCCTGACCGCGGCGGCCTACGCCGCCTCTTCGGGCTCGACTTCCGGATCGGCCACGAACGCGGCCACGAGTACTTCGGGAAGCTCGGCATCCGGCCAAACGGGAGCGGCCACCGGGTCCGCGGGTACGGGCGCCACGACGAACGGCGCGGCGACCAGCGCTACGACAACGCCGGGAGCGGCCGCATCGGGTACGGCCATGTCCGCGAAATATACCGACGCCGAGATCGTGGCCCTGGACATGACCATCGATGACAACGAAATCAAGGCGGCCCAAACCGCCGAGAAGAAAAAGATGGGCAAGGACGCCATGAAATTCGCGAAGATGCTCCTGAAACAGCATCGCGAAGACAGCAACAAGGTCTCCAAGCTGGCCAAGAAAGAGAACATCACCCCGTCCGAAACCGCCGCCAAGGTGCAAGAGCTGCGCGACAAGGGCGCCTCCGAACTCCAAGCCCTGGCCTCCAAGGACAGCATGGAGTTCGAGCAGGGCTACGTCAGCGCCATGGTACATGGGCACACCGATGCCTTAAGCCTGTTCGACGAGCATCTGGTCGCGGAC encodes:
- a CDS encoding c-type cytochrome, with translation MEEKDQLLETHQDNDGIREYDNPLPGWFLYMFYGCILFAGLYFPYRLGYGAALSEAGGVGQNLSASGGDYLAAVRMEEEAHHSRPVTEVSKDELLEFMKAPGSISGGEAVFKANCVACHGDQGQGIVGPNLTDNFWLHGGSPELILASVTHGYPDKGMPAWKNVLGAEKVRLAAAYVLTLRGRNVANPKAPQGVQEQ
- a CDS encoding FixH family protein, producing the protein MTTTAIPPASSRGMPAWMIVLALFMVVVGIANGIFVWLSNGRHDLVRDDYYAAGLKQDSVIALNSGNTPVNFHREGADWKLENAAGPAPATGCRLRLYRPDDVSADREVRLQRVPAEAGREAWKVAAPALRRGRWIATVVWDRDGVDVREVSLNLTEG
- a CDS encoding DUF4142 domain-containing protein, which codes for MQNRMMKSILASVVGSVCLTAAAYAASSGSTSGSATNAATSTSGSSASGQTGAATGSAGTGATTNGAATSATTTPGAAASGTAMSAKYTDAEIVALDMTIDDNEIKAAQTAEKKKMGKDAMKFAKMLLKQHREDSNKVSKLAKKENITPSETAAKVQELRDKGASELQALASKDSMEFEQGYVSAMVHGHTDALSLFDEHLVADASNPKLKKEMEEARKHVAHHLEEARRLQGDRASR
- a CDS encoding cyclic nucleotide-binding domain-containing protein — encoded protein: MVQIREYAPGELIISENDAGEAAYYIDSGKVAVFKIAPGGQIHIAHLGPGDIFGEMSMVDDSPRSASVRAIEATTTREFHRDDLYAAIRENPAIFATFMKSIFNRLREANRIIATMPIRAGQVSTTANLKDDEYKDAKFSIEGLTPEAMAAIPNNPFPIKGFPFKIGRKSNDPFVYNHLELIDGEPAQIARHHVALVFDGMHLGVVDRGSELGASVDGVRIGGRNGAGPVYFNGKEGILVLGSEGSPYSYKIKVVW
- the ccoN gene encoding cytochrome-c oxidase, cbb3-type subunit I; this translates as MIKVKYDDKIVRMFLLACLGWGVIGMSAGLLLALELSNWKFNFDPHINFGRLRPFHTNAVIFAFGGNAIFCGVYYSTQRLLKARMFSDVISRIHFWAWQLLILVGGVGFLFGITQGKEYAELEWSADVILALVWVLFAVNFFGTVARRRVKHLYVALWFYIGTILTIAVLHIVNGLAIPVSLTKSYPLYAGVQDALVQWWYGHNAVGFFLTTPFLGMMYYFVPKAADRPVYSYRLSVMHFWALVFLYIWAGPHHLHYTALPDWAQNLGMVFSVMLLAPSWGGMINGLLTLRGAWHKLRTDPILKFFAAAITFYGMSTFEGPLMSIKSVNALSHYTNWTIGHVHSGAIGWVGLITFGMIYWLVPRLWRVPLHSWGLANVHFWTAFTGIMFYVVSMWIAGVTEGLMWKEFTSEGLLAYPNFLEIVTKINPLYWIRAFGGMLYLGGLLIMVYNVIRTIQVAPAFRDEEVDVPDAPIAHAPAKYLHAVLEGNPLAMCVLTTIVIAIGGIVEMVPTFLIESNVPTITAVKPYTPLELEGRDIYVREGCYNCHSQMVRPFRDEVARYGDYSKPGEFVYDHPFQWGSRRTGPDLHRVGGKYNNMWHLRHLDDPRLTSPGSIMPSYRFLLDRKLDLSLTPTKIKVMRQLGVPYPESMVKDCQALAQAQAKAISDDLAKDGVTGMEDKDVIALIAYLQRLGTDIKWREAAAQGPEVGAVTPAPTDNAVTAGPSQVAGTVSKGAGQ
- a CDS encoding cation-translocating P-type ATPase; translation: MASPATTPFGGQRPDEAPSGLPTAAAGPNPGFANKGACAHCGQILLRTDLVGPEGEAFCCEGCREVNAILAAERWAPYRELMGQGGKRAPRAWIGEAYRTRLDALDDPVLLAGLGRWEGRKHAVNLRARDVTCAGCGFLVEALLRESPGVAAYEVDFLHGEAYLEYDADQTSLRALLEGLARFGYRLEPVDGESEAKPKPDRSLLYRIAVSAFCFMNSMAFAAAVYAGLPRGMAPGWIRAFGWAGFAVALPAVAYGAQPFYQGAWRAWRARRFNVDVTVTLGILTAFAASAHAAWTGRGGNFSDSLAGLVFFLLAGRWAVRRFEAGLALEGRWFERLAPGYVTVRRGGEPVRVPAAEARAGESVEVGAGEYAPVDGILAADEAWMDTSLLTGESRARRICRGERVLAGYLNLKGRTVLLLTAPGGQTRIAGLRRDLAALSAGRGAVPDGSGAVAKRFTWAVAACALAAFCLHWRSGPPAALESAASVFIVSCACALALAVPINRGLGLKRARALGFHFRAQAALEALRGVGCVLFDKTGTLTFTRRTVAGWDWLGAWKDDASLQEAALLCVRAATAGSLHPVSLSVQAALEIMPMDGLRALSARELAHFGVVARVPGPDGREREVCLCKYGAWNEAGPFAEHGYPAPASPLPAADACVLIDGTLAALIRFTEEIKPEAARLIAALKARGLAVALLSGDNPDKVRAFAEACGIGEWRASLAPEAKRAAAQEYRRRYGRSLSVGDGFNDSLLFGSSDLAMAVAGGAADRLPGVDILSTGDRPMALASLFALSDGVARGVRRGYWASGLYNAGAIAAALAGWVTPLFAAVLMPISGLSLCLIAWLTIPRRP
- a CDS encoding PQQ-dependent sugar dehydrogenase, translated to MATTPTPPSSQDPGGNTVLKMAFAKQADGSVDVYFVQKRGPVKRYNAKTGSTDSLGFINADFRQNEYGLLGIATRNDFLTNPWIYFYYSFAESDNSLTLRISRIKMTSDMSHLDMTTEKVLIKQKRESVTWHTAGAMEFDSYDDLWVTVGDNQQTDQGPGNTADLRGGVIRIHPDESAKGYSIPAGNFGAYFHDKYAASGDATLAAKFADTSIVKPEIYIKGTRNAYTMFVDPIRRWVAWGDVGPDQGRVSEEYNLFKTPVFAGWPYYAGEEDMYNIAAYGNAGAISADNPKTAPLNIKKLGVVNLPPVSDPIFARNEACAMVGPVFRYDGRITTAGQMPPQLDGKWLITGCDAYGWHLMTLDANAEKTTANTVIWASIRPTTIVDVRQGPDGMIYFVDYGKGTVNRIEYTGTCKDPALFPTALAPAATPSRADWLSFDRRSLSISAPGAHRAEFLDIQGRVVASFSATGPATHAMPQLPAAGIYRLRVRTTQGEVVATVPWIGR
- the ccoG gene encoding cytochrome c oxidase accessory protein CcoG; translation: MQGTISAEGGRVWIYPREVKGRFIRARRALAWVLLAVYLGVPWIHWRGEPLFEIDWFGRRLMLLGHYFWPKDIPLFLPGILAMLLIAVGTTARFGRLWCGWACPQTVFLQFLFGPIERLIEGKASVRKKRDANGISFDLVWRKAMKLGIFLGISWWVANTALAYFWGMDSLMWAIRHPSAANFPGLTLVLAFTAAFFYVFTYFKEQACIILCPYARFQSVLFDESTSTIAYDEKRGEPRGKGPQGIRDGLGDCTDCRQCVLVCPTGIDIRQGSQLECIGCARCIDACDQTMAAWKKPAGLVRYASLNQLQGKPTGAHLRLVAYGGLSLLMGTVCLLLLAHRPAIAADLVRRGQSPYEKAAADSVRNIYTLFLRNNGSQRRVVRIGWDGAVPGTTNWDGREFAIAGGATATIPIDITVPISAFNRGRKDAVLALRGEGLDQAIPVGLAGPWGR